The following are encoded in a window of Glandiceps talaboti chromosome 5, keGlaTala1.1, whole genome shotgun sequence genomic DNA:
- the LOC144435841 gene encoding cytochrome c oxidase assembly protein COX19-like, producing MSAMNFGQKSFTPRAPAKGSFPIDHDGECKESMDLYMKCLRKNRFQNSECREEAKCYMQCRMDHELMAKEPLSKLGYADLQDKHSTGKEKS from the exons ATGTCTGCAATGAACTTTGGCCAGAAGAGTTTCACTCCAAGAGCACCGGCAAAGGGTAGCTTTCCTATCGACCATGACG GAGAATGCAAAGAATCTATGGATTTATACATGAAATGTTTACGAAAGAACAGATTTCAGAATAGTGAATGTCGAGAAGAAGCAAAATGTTACATGCAGTGTAGAATGGATCA TGAACTGATGGCCAAAGAACCTCTCAGTAAATTGGGATATGCTGATCTCCAAGATAAACACAGCACTGGCAAGGAAAAATCATGA
- the LOC144435918 gene encoding transcription elongation factor, mitochondrial-like, with translation MFRNILRGRGAVKLLRCKFQGIITRVTSSASGETMATELDNEKAVSSDSISKIQPDIISTYNEKERQTILDRFNKDTESELSKIKHLRMKTALDIVAHRKENGPFQDIRSLIGLTGIREKMLQFICSDIIRQMREKEEPKTHVKTNNKAQYFAMRPDLSEDRLESLQSIVSIDLAFKSISWIHMSRDMQVTDWKHHQIDVGPSRYDPISYIENVSSVVGKMSPADIYLMEYITFRKKNLNLLPAMLHIRTLEGVIYGMLNSQYQHTNEHKVACLGRMTVGRHFDLVVGSNRKSGQQIATNLVNMAAIHRKPRVIIPPHLIKMFLSSSQLEKEGLTNCLLQAVTFYDLAIHHNTDD, from the exons ATGTTCCGGAATATATTACGGGGACGCGGAGCAGTGAAG CTGCTCAGGTGTAAATTCCAAGGAATAATCACCAGAGTAACATCTTCAGCATCTGgagaaaccatggcaacagaactTGATAATGAAAAAGCTGTGTCCAGTGATAGCATCAGTAAGATCCAACCAGATATAATATCCACTTATAATGAGAAAGAAAGACAAACTATATTGGACAGATTTAACAAAGACACTGAAAGTGAATTAAGTAAAATCAAACATTTAAGAATGAAAACAGCACTTGATATTGTTGCACATCGGAAGGAGAACGGACCCTTTCAAGATATCCGCAGTTTAATAGGTCTTACTGGCATTAGAGAAAAGATGCTACAGTTCATCTGTTCTGACATTATCCGTCAGATGAGAGAGAAAGAAGAACCCAAAACACATGTCAAGACAAACAACAAAGCACAATACTTTGCAATGAGACCTGATTTGTCAGAAGACAGACTTGAG tcgCTGCAAAGCATTGTGTCTATAGACCTGGCTTTTAAAAGTATATCATGGATACACATGTCTAGAGATATGCAAGTCACTGATTGGAAACACCATCAAATTGATGTCGGACCAAGTAGATATGATCCAATCAGTTATATTGAAAAT gTATCTTCTGTGGTTGGAAAAATGTCCCCTGCTGACATCTACCTGATGGAGTACATCACATTTAGAAAGAAAAACCTGAATCTCCTTCCAGCAATGCTTCACATACGAACACTAGAGGGCGTCATTTACGGGATGCTCAACAGCCAATATCAACATACCAATGAACACAAAGTGGCGTGTCTTGGCAGAATGACTGTTGGCAGGCATTTTGATTTAGTGGTGGGATCAAACCGAAAGAGTGGTCAGCAGATAGCAACTAATTTGGTGAACATGGCTGCAATACATCGTAAACCAAGGGTTATTATACCTCCACATCTCATCAAAATGTTCCTGTCTAGTAGTCAGTTAGAGAAAGAAGGTTTGACAAACTGTTTGCTGCAGGCTGTGACATTTTACGACCTAGCAATACATCATAACACAGATGACTGA